Part of the Halodesulfurarchaeum formicicum genome is shown below.
GCGGCCTCGTCTGCCCGGGCCGAACTGGCGTCCGAACCGAGCAAAACGCGCCAGCACACACCGGAACCTGCGGATCGTGTGACTCAGTCCAGTCACCGAAGCCGGTTCGTGTGCCCGACACACTGAGCGAGCGAACTGCCAGAACGACGAGCGAGCGAGTGGGAGTCACTGTAGTCACTCGTCTGGTACGTCGGGGTCCTGGCGGCAGTTTCACGACCACGAACGGACTTCGACGAATAACGAACTCGATCGACGGGACCGGCGACCCGATCAGGACTGGCCGGCCGTCTCGGCCGGGCCGGAGCCCTCGATGGCCTGCCCGGGAACGTTCTCACAGGGCGTCTCCCAGATGCGTTCGTCACAGCGGTCCTCACAGTCGATGCCCACGTAGGCCCGGGCCTCGTCGATCACTGCGGCCGGGAGGGCGAAACTCGCCTCGTAACTGGCCGTCTCGGGGATCGAAACGTCGAGGGACTCCTCGAAGAACTGGGTGAACACACACTGTCGCCACTGGAGGTGTCGGGCCATCAACGCCCCTTTTCGTGTGAGCGAGATCCCGCCGTAGGGTTCGTGGTCGACGTAGCCGTCTGCGGCCAGTCGACGGGTCATCTCGGTTACGCTCGCCGGCGTCACACCGAGTCGATCGGCGATGTGGGAGGGACGGACCTCCTCGTCCGGGCCCGAAACGGCGGCCAGGATGGTCCGGAGGTATCGGCCGGCGTTCCGGTTGGGCAGATCCGCAACTGGGTCCGGCTGGTCAGTTCGGGCCATCGGTCTAGGGCTTATCCTCCGGCCCGGCGCGCCAGTACACGCGGGTGCCGCCGACTTTGCGACGGTCGAGGACACCCGCATCACACAGATCGTTGAGTTTGCGGCGGGCCCCCTCGGTGGTGCTGTCGAAGTGCTCGGCCACGTCCGTCGTCGCGATCACCGGTCCCGGGATCCGGTCGAGCAGGGCGAGGATTTCTGACTCGGTCATCTGTTCGACGTACTGGCCACGGTCGTTCCGTCGCCGCGACCGGTCTCCCCGTCCGCGTCGATCCCCACCACGGCCGCGGCCCCGACCGCCCGTGTCAACGGGCCGTTCGGTCGTCGAGCCACCATGCTTCTGTTTCCTGGACATACCTATTCGTAGTGGACGAGTCGGCTTAACCGTTTTGGACCTCCCAAGTGGCCTGGACCAAGTGGGATCCACGGGCCGGCGCCGGGATTCGGCGATCGATCCGAAGATACCGGCCAAATAGCGAGAGTCAGGAACCCTTTTGCGGGTTCAGTTCCAACTTCTATTCGAATGTAGTGGCCCCTGTTCGGCACACAGGCGCCCACTCCCCCCCCCCGACACATCCATGGCACAAACGATCAAGGAGATGGTCTACTCGAGTGTTTCCCCCGAGGAGGTCTTCGAATCCTTCTACGGCCTCAATCATCGGGAGCGCAAGACCTACGAGACACTCCTGACCGCCGAGGAGCCCCTCTCCGTCGAGACGATCGCCGAGCGGATGGACTGCTCGCTCTCGACGGCCTATCGGTACATTGACACACTGGAAACTCACAACCTCGTCCACGAGACGGGCCTGTACGACGGCGAGTACCTCAAATCCGGGTACACCGCCGAAGATCCAGCCGTGATCGCCGAACACATGTTCGATTACGTGGACTTCAAAGTCGAGAAGTGTCGCAAGAACATCGAGGCGGTGACCGGCACCGACCTGGAGACCGACTGTGAGGAGACCGAGTGGGATCGAGCCGGCACCTTCCTTTCGGAGTAGCGGAAAAAACGAACCGCGAACGCGAGGTTTTGCTCAGGCGACCGTCAGCGGGAGTTTCACCGCCGCGAAGATGATGACATAGCGGAGGAAAAAGCCGCCGACGAGCACCAGGCTATACTTGAGGACATACCCCGCCCGGAAGATCTGATGCCAGGTGTGGCTCCGCTCGTCGAGATCGAAGAGCGCCGACGCGCCCGTCATCACCAGTGACATCGCCAGGGGCGTGAGCAGTCCCAGGCCCACGACACCGACCCAGAAGGGCATGGAGAACACCGAGTTCAACGAGTCCACCGTCGCCTGGCTCGCCATACAGCCCGTCCGGCCCTGCAGGAAGTTGTAGAAGGCCAGCAGGATCCCCAGTTCGACGACGATCAGTGCGTCGTCCGCCAGACTGTACTGGTGAACGGTCTCGGTCAGGCCGTCGAAGATCGCGGGCATGGCCACCGTGGCCGCGAGCCCGGTCGAGATCCCACTCATCAGGAAGAGTGGCGGCAGGTAGGTCCGGTTCCAGAGCGGGCAGGTCCAGAGATCGGAGAGCAGCATCGACGTGTAGACGATGACCCCCATTCCGAGGAACGCCCCGAACACCCGGATCGCGGTGTGAAGTTTCTGGGGCGGCTTCGTGATGTCCGAGAACCGATCCAAGAGGTTCAGAACCACCGGTTCGCCGCCGATGGCGATCCAGCCGAGGATCCGTCGGACGAAGAAGCTTCCCGAGGTCCGGCCCTGCTTCTCGCTCCCGAAGAAGTTCCAGACGAGGTCCAGGGTGGCCAGCGTCGAGAAGATGACGATGAGCCAGGTCCCGATCACGAGCCAGGAACCGTAGTTCGTGAAGTTCCAGGCGAAGGTCAACGCCCGCAACGGCGCACCGAGGTGATAGAGCAGCGCGCCGGTCCCCACACCGATAGCCACGACGGACAGCAGGCTCCCCCAGCGAGAGGTCTCGTCACGAGACTGCCATTCGACGTCACTACTCGCCCGGCCCCGGATCAACTGTGCCGAGACCGAGGTCACGTAGGAGCCACCGCTCACACCCCCGAGGAAGAGGTAGGTGGCGATGAACAACCCCCAGTGAACGCGGGGCACCCAGATGACGCCACTTTCAGCTGCGAGCATCGTTTTACCCCTGGTACGGAATCGGCGTCTCGACGTTTGCCGCGGCCTGGCCCTCCTCGCCAGTCTGCGGTTCGACGATGACCGATGTCGGGTTCTGTTCGAACTTCCGGGCGGCCGCATCCGAGGCCAGATCCATCAGTTCGCCGATCGGGCCGGCGTGAAGCGCCTCGCCCACACACTCATCGACACAGGCGGGTTCGAGCGGGTCGTCCTGTGTGTTCTTGGACTCGGCGTCCGCACCGGCACCCGGACCTTTGTCGAGACAGAGGTTGCACTTCTGCATCAGGCCCTCCTCGCCGTACTGGGGCGCGCCGTACGGACAGGCCCAGCCACAGTACCGACAGCCGATACACTCGTCCCGATCGATGGTGACGATGCCGTCACTCTCGCGCTTCTCGATGGCGTTGGTCGGACAGACATCGACACACGGCGGGTCCTCACAGTGCATGCAGGAGAGCGAGACGTTGGTCTCCTGGTAGTCGGGGAACTCGCCGGTCGAGACGGTCTCGACCCGTCGCCAGTCGACGTGACCGGCCTCGGTTCCGTGCCGGTTCTTGCAGGCGATCGCACAGGCGTTACAGCCCATACAGGAGTTGGGATCGAAGTAAAAGCCCCACTGCTCACCCATCAGTTCTCACCTCCGGATTTGGTGACCGAGATAGCGATGTGCCTGTCGATTTCGCCGGAGATCGGATCGATCTGGTCTGGACTGTTCAGTAACATGTTGTTGGCTCCGTCCTCGTCCGGCTGGATCGAGCCGCGGCCGAACCCGTAGGGCTCGACGCTGACGGCTCCCGGCCGAATACCCTCGGTGACGAAGGCCATCAGTTCCGCCTCGCCGTGATCGGAGCTGATCGTGACCATGTCACCGTCCTCGATATCTCGCGCGGCGGCGTCCTCGGTGTGCATCACGAGGTAGTTCCCGCGGTAGTCGGCGTGTTCGTGGTCGTAGGATTCAGCCAGCTGTTCGAGCGGCTTGGTGAGGGCCTGGTCCCCGCCGTGGGAGAACTCGACTGTGCGAGCGTCGAGCATCTCCAGGGGGTACTCCTCGCTGAGTTCGTCGCCGATCGTTCCCGGCGGCACCCACTGCGGGCCCGTGCCGATCTCGGCGCCGGCCTGCTCGCTGAGCTTCTCGTACGCGCCGGTGAGCTTCTTGTCCAGGTCGAACCAGAAGGTGTCCGCGCCCTGGGCGAAGCCGCCTTTCTTCCACTTCTCGTAGCCGTACTCCCCGGTGAGGACGTAGGTGTCCTCGTCCTCGAGATCATCGAGGGTGAGATCGAGCCCGGAGAGCTGATCGTTGATGTACTCCTCCTTGGAGTCCCAGACGAAGTAATCGTCATACCCCATCGCGCGACCGAGCCCCTGGATGATGTCGAAGCCAGGCTTGGTGTTCCACTGGGGATCGATCGCCGCCTTCGAGCCGGTGACCCACGCTTCGGTGTTGTAGGCACCGTACCCGCCGGAGCCGAGCATCGGCTTCTCCAGCTGGGAGGACTCGGGGAAGACGACGTCGGCTTTCTTGGTCGTTTCACTCCAGAAGGCGTCGATACCGATGACGAGGTCCATCTTGTCGAGGGCCCCATCCGTCTCGTCGGTGCCGAGCCACTCCTGGGTCGCACCGTCCGTGACGGGGTTCCGGTAGTAGTAGACCATCCCGTTGACGTCCCCGTTGTCGACCATCTCGGGGACGTTGTTCTGGACCGGCTTCTTCGTCAGGGACGCGTAGCCAGCCTCCGGATCGGTCAGGTAACACTGGTTGCCCTCGGCGTTGTTCGGCAGTTCGGCCTCACAGCCGACCTCGAACGGGTTCGAGAGCCCGGCGCTCCCGAACCAGCGCTGGCCGCCGGGCCGGTCGATGTTGCCCACCAGCCCGGTGAGCGCGACGAGGTTCTGGGCACCCTTCTGGTGATCGGCGCTCTGTCCGAGCCCCGTCCAGGAGGTGATTCCCGCATTCGGGGCGGCGCGGCCGAAGCCCAGGGCGACCTCGCGGATGACCTCGGCGTCGAGGCCGGTCTTCTCTGCGGCCCATTCGGGGGTCTTGCCCTCGACGGCCTCCTTGTACGCGTCGAAGCCGTGGGTGTAGTTCTCGACGAACTCCGCGTCGTAGAGCTCCTCCTCGATGATGACGTTGGCTATCGCCAGGGCCAGCGCGCCGTCGGTCCGGGGCTTGATCGGGAGCCACTTGTCGGACTTCTTCGCGGTCTCGGTGTACACGGGGTCGATCGTGACGATCGTCGCCCCGCGCTCGCGGGCCTTCAGGAGCTGTTTGGCCTCCCACTGGCCGGCGAAGGTCTCCAGGACGTCACGCCCCCAGACCAGAACGTACTCGGTGTTCTCGTAGTCGACCCAGCGGATGTTGCCACCGCCCAGGCCCATCAGGGTGCCCGTGACCGCCATCGACCCGAAGCAGGTCGGAGTGGGGTGTGGGACGGAGTTCGGACAGCCATAGAGGTTCCCGAAGAGCGTACTGAAGGTCCCGGCCGTGCCCCAGCCGTGGAACTCGACCAGGCTCTCGGCCCCGTGTTCCTCCTTGAACGTCTCGAGTTTGTCCGCGGCGTACTCGAAGGCCTCGTCCCAGCTCACGGCCGTAAGTTCGCCATCCTTGCGGACATATGGTTCCTTGATGCGTTTGGGCGAGTACGCCTTCTCGACCTGGGAGAGCCCCTTGGGACAGAGTGTGCCCTTGGTACCCTCGCCCGCGCTCCCGCGCGGGTGGCCATCGATACCGTGAACTTCAGTCGCGACTTCCGTCCCCTCGCTGTTCTCCTCGAGGGTGACCTCCATGCCACACAGCTTGTGACACTGCCAGCAGTTCCCGTAGGCCGTGTTCTCGGACTGCTCGTCGGTCGCTGCGCCACTCGTCTGTACGGCTGTGCCACCGATACCAGCTGCGAGGGCACCGGCTGCCGACGTCTTGAGCAAGGTCCGTCGGGTCAGCCCGCCCTGCGTGTTTTCGGTTTCGGATGTTGATTTCGACATGATTAGTCTTCGTCTGGATCGACCGGCCGATCGTCGAATCCGAACTCCTCGACGACCTGGTCGTGAAATTGCTCGTAGAACTCCGCTTCAGTCATCTCACCGGTGCGCAGTTTCTTCGCGGCTTCACCCATTGCTTTCCCGAGTTCCTGATCGAACTCCTGCTCCGAGTCGGCGATATCAGCGAGCGGAGCCCCATCGGGATCTCCTGGGTCGTCGTCCGGCATTGTGAGTCTACACTATGGCCTTACCCCTACGGGCACATAGACCCACGATGAGTTCCAAGAATCTTGTAAGCATTTTCAGTATCCACCCAACACCGCGCCAACGGTTGGTACTCGTTAACACAACTCTCCAGCCCTGAAACGGCTGTTTTCCGCGTTTGGTTCTTCGAAACGGCGGTGAAGTCCCGGTTCGTTTGTGTAGTAGTTACACTATATTGATCCCGATGGCCGTCGCCGCGTCCTTCATGGCCGCGATGAGGTCGGGGTCGGCGGCCTCGTCCGTGTAGATCGTCCGTCGCGGGGCCAGCACGCCGACCGACCCGACGACGGTATCGCCGCTGCCGAGGATTGGCACCCCGAGACACGCGATCTGCCCGTGGTCAGTCACGGCGTATCCCTGCTCGTCGATAGCCGCCAGCCGGTCGTAGAGACTCTCCCGTTCGACCGGTAGCTCCCGGGCGTACTTCGCGAGCGGGCAATCGAACTCACAGCCAGTATCACAGGAGAGCAGCCCGTAGCGGTCGACGATGTCCTCGACGGTCTCGGTTTCCATGCCGGAGAGAATCGAGAGTCCGGGGCCGTTACAGTGGAGGTATCGCCGTGTCCCCTGGGCGAGCCGGTTCTTCGAGATGAGATCCGAGGTCGTCCGGGAGTACAGACAGTAGCCATAGCCGTGTTCGGGGACCATTACGGTGAAGACGCCCTCGAACTCCTCGGCGAGGGCGTCGATCTTGGGTTTCCCTTCGGTAAACAGCTCTCGCTCGTGGATGGACTTGTTACAGACGTCAAGCACCCGGAGCCCGATATCGAACTCGCCGGTCTCCAGTTTCGTCACGAACCCCTCCTCCCGAAGCGTGCTCACGTAGTTCGAGGCGGTCCCCTTCGAAACATCCAGTTCCGTCGCGATCTCGCCGATCGTGGCTCCACCGGACTCCTTGAGCACCTCGATCAGCTCCATCGTCCGACTGGCGGACTGCACCGGGTTCGTCGGCTCTTCGGGCGGGGTCCGATCGGGGACCCGATAGCCCGATTCCGGATCGGCCGACCGGGGCGGGATGGGTTTGGACATACTAAAACAATGGAGGTCCGCACGTAAAGAAATTGTCTCTCGGCCCGATCAAGCGGGGCGCCCAAACCCACTGACGTGGCAGCACCAGGAATGATTAGTAAGGCGATCGTTTTAGTCTGCAAAACTGGTTGCGGCATATGTCAGTTATTGGACCCCGTCGGCCACTAGATTAGCCACCGGCCAGTGTGATTGCGAAGTCCAAATGGAAACGATTTTGGGCTACCCAAACAGAATCTTGCCGCCGGGAGTGGGTCTGGAACGTGCCCTCAGAAGTAGACCGCCCTGTCGAGGCGTGTGCGAGCTACTTGAGCTCCCAGCCGGCCTCTTCGGCGGTCGGTTCCAGCGGTTCGAACTCCCAGCCATCCTCGGGGGCAAAGCCCTCCTCACCGGGCACCCCGACGAGCACCAGTCGATCGGAGTGGAACGTCGAGCCGGACTGGGCGACCCGTGCCAGGCGCTCGGCCGGTCCGTTGGCCCCGTTGAAGAAGTCGATGTCGACGCCGTTGCGCCGGAGGAAGGTGTTCATCGTCGGCGAGTCGACCGTCCCGACGACCCCGACCCAGTCCGACCAGTTCCGGGCGTCGTCGACGACCGCTGCTGGATCGGCAGTGCTGGCGAGCGCGTTGAGCGTAAAAGCCGTCGTGAGGCCGTGAGTCACGTCGTCCTCGGCGTCCTCGGTTGGCGCCCCACAGGTGTTGCCCTCGTTCGCCTTGGCGGCCGGCTCCGGGCCCTTGCTGTCTGGAACCCCGGGCATCTGGGCGCCCGAACTCGACGTCGATGTCGAGTCTGGCTCGGGCTGGCTCTCCTCCTCGCCGCTCGGAACGCCCGGCATCTTCGAGCCGCCGTCGGTGCGGAGTCTGGCCTCGTCCGCCCCGTCGCCACCGTGTGGATCCGCGTTCATGTTCACCCTGATGAACGTGATTGGTGCCTATTACCTTGATGGTCGGCCGGCCGTTCAGAACGGCGGATCGGCGGTATCGTCATCGTCCCCAGCCTCGCCCTCGGGCCCGTCGACGCCGTCGATGCCGCCGGACCAGTTCTGCTGCTCCAACTGGAAGAACTGCTCGCGCTGCGTGTCTGACATTACCGCGATCTCGGACTCGAACTCCGCACCGACCTCCTCGACGGCCTCGCGAAGCCGTCCCACCAGAATGTTCTTGACCTGATCGGGGATGTTGAGCATCGGGAGTGCGAGGGTCACTGTCGCCGTGTCGCCGTCCATCTCGATCCCGTTGATCATCCCGAGCTGGGTCAGCGTGGCGTCGATCTCCGGGTGCGTAACCTCATCGACCGCCGCTTCGACCGCCGCTTTCGTTGGGTCTTCGGCCATAGCCCCCGATAGCCGCGCATCGGGTGAATAGATGCTGGTTCGGGCTGGGTGTTATTACAGTGTTGGGCGGGTCACGCAAATCCCGACGGTCAGTCAGAGATCGGCCATCCAGCCGATCTCGATCTCGTCGCTGTTGGGCCCTTTCGGGGCGTAGGGCTTGATGTCCAACACCGGCGTCCCGTCGATCAGATCGAGGTTCGAGACCGAGAGCCGGGTCCCCTCGATCCCGTCCAGCCGGAGAACCGACTGGCCGATGGGATTCGGTCGCGGCGGGCCCGACGTCGCGAAGATACCCACCGGATCACCACCCATGGGGCGGACCGTGAGTCGCGTGTCAGTCACCTCGTGGAGGTGGGAGAGAACCACGATGTGAGAGAACTCGGCGAGACCCTGAAGGCCAGGTTCGTACGACTCCTCCAGAAGGACGCGTCCGGAGGCCTCGACCGGCTCGGCCCC
Proteins encoded:
- a CDS encoding metal-dependent transcriptional regulator, producing the protein MARTDQPDPVADLPNRNAGRYLRTILAAVSGPDEEVRPSHIADRLGVTPASVTEMTRRLAADGYVDHEPYGGISLTRKGALMARHLQWRQCVFTQFFEESLDVSIPETASYEASFALPAAVIDEARAYVGIDCEDRCDERIWETPCENVPGQAIEGSGPAETAGQS
- a CDS encoding HTH domain-containing protein — translated: MAQTIKEMVYSSVSPEEVFESFYGLNHRERKTYETLLTAEEPLSVETIAERMDCSLSTAYRYIDTLETHNLVHETGLYDGEYLKSGYTAEDPAVIAEHMFDYVDFKVEKCRKNIEAVTGTDLETDCEETEWDRAGTFLSE
- the nrfD gene encoding NrfD/PsrC family molybdoenzyme membrane anchor subunit yields the protein MLAAESGVIWVPRVHWGLFIATYLFLGGVSGGSYVTSVSAQLIRGRASSDVEWQSRDETSRWGSLLSVVAIGVGTGALLYHLGAPLRALTFAWNFTNYGSWLVIGTWLIVIFSTLATLDLVWNFFGSEKQGRTSGSFFVRRILGWIAIGGEPVVLNLLDRFSDITKPPQKLHTAIRVFGAFLGMGVIVYTSMLLSDLWTCPLWNRTYLPPLFLMSGISTGLAATVAMPAIFDGLTETVHQYSLADDALIVVELGILLAFYNFLQGRTGCMASQATVDSLNSVFSMPFWVGVVGLGLLTPLAMSLVMTGASALFDLDERSHTWHQIFRAGYVLKYSLVLVGGFFLRYVIIFAAVKLPLTVA
- a CDS encoding 4Fe-4S dicluster domain-containing protein, which translates into the protein MGEQWGFYFDPNSCMGCNACAIACKNRHGTEAGHVDWRRVETVSTGEFPDYQETNVSLSCMHCEDPPCVDVCPTNAIEKRESDGIVTIDRDECIGCRYCGWACPYGAPQYGEEGLMQKCNLCLDKGPGAGADAESKNTQDDPLEPACVDECVGEALHAGPIGELMDLASDAAARKFEQNPTSVIVEPQTGEEGQAAANVETPIPYQG
- a CDS encoding molybdopterin-containing oxidoreductase family protein, giving the protein MSKSTSETENTQGGLTRRTLLKTSAAGALAAGIGGTAVQTSGAATDEQSENTAYGNCWQCHKLCGMEVTLEENSEGTEVATEVHGIDGHPRGSAGEGTKGTLCPKGLSQVEKAYSPKRIKEPYVRKDGELTAVSWDEAFEYAADKLETFKEEHGAESLVEFHGWGTAGTFSTLFGNLYGCPNSVPHPTPTCFGSMAVTGTLMGLGGGNIRWVDYENTEYVLVWGRDVLETFAGQWEAKQLLKARERGATIVTIDPVYTETAKKSDKWLPIKPRTDGALALAIANVIIEEELYDAEFVENYTHGFDAYKEAVEGKTPEWAAEKTGLDAEVIREVALGFGRAAPNAGITSWTGLGQSADHQKGAQNLVALTGLVGNIDRPGGQRWFGSAGLSNPFEVGCEAELPNNAEGNQCYLTDPEAGYASLTKKPVQNNVPEMVDNGDVNGMVYYYRNPVTDGATQEWLGTDETDGALDKMDLVIGIDAFWSETTKKADVVFPESSQLEKPMLGSGGYGAYNTEAWVTGSKAAIDPQWNTKPGFDIIQGLGRAMGYDDYFVWDSKEEYINDQLSGLDLTLDDLEDEDTYVLTGEYGYEKWKKGGFAQGADTFWFDLDKKLTGAYEKLSEQAGAEIGTGPQWVPPGTIGDELSEEYPLEMLDARTVEFSHGGDQALTKPLEQLAESYDHEHADYRGNYLVMHTEDAAARDIEDGDMVTISSDHGEAELMAFVTEGIRPGAVSVEPYGFGRGSIQPDEDGANNMLLNSPDQIDPISGEIDRHIAISVTKSGGEN
- a CDS encoding 4Fe-4S ferredoxin N-terminal domain-containing protein, whose translation is MPDDDPGDPDGAPLADIADSEQEFDQELGKAMGEAAKKLRTGEMTEAEFYEQFHDQVVEEFGFDDRPVDPDED
- a CDS encoding IclR family transcriptional regulator, which translates into the protein MSKPIPPRSADPESGYRVPDRTPPEEPTNPVQSASRTMELIEVLKESGGATIGEIATELDVSKGTASNYVSTLREEGFVTKLETGEFDIGLRVLDVCNKSIHERELFTEGKPKIDALAEEFEGVFTVMVPEHGYGYCLYSRTTSDLISKNRLAQGTRRYLHCNGPGLSILSGMETETVEDIVDRYGLLSCDTGCEFDCPLAKYARELPVERESLYDRLAAIDEQGYAVTDHGQIACLGVPILGSGDTVVGSVGVLAPRRTIYTDEAADPDLIAAMKDAATAIGINIV
- a CDS encoding DUF7124 domain-containing protein, which encodes MNADPHGGDGADEARLRTDGGSKMPGVPSGEEESQPEPDSTSTSSSGAQMPGVPDSKGPEPAAKANEGNTCGAPTEDAEDDVTHGLTTAFTLNALASTADPAAVVDDARNWSDWVGVVGTVDSPTMNTFLRRNGVDIDFFNGANGPAERLARVAQSGSTFHSDRLVLVGVPGEEGFAPEDGWEFEPLEPTAEEAGWELK
- a CDS encoding iron-sulfur cluster assembly protein, with the translated sequence MAEDPTKAAVEAAVDEVTHPEIDATLTQLGMINGIEMDGDTATVTLALPMLNIPDQVKNILVGRLREAVEEVGAEFESEIAVMSDTQREQFFQLEQQNWSGGIDGVDGPEGEAGDDDDTADPPF
- the tsaA gene encoding tRNA (N6-threonylcarbamoyladenosine(37)-N6)-methyltransferase TrmO → MQPVTYQPIGVVESPFEAPEDVPRPGAEPVEASGRVLLEESYEPGLQGLAEFSHIVVLSHLHEVTDTRLTVRPMGGDPVGIFATSGPPRPNPIGQSVLRLDGIEGTRLSVSNLDLIDGTPVLDIKPYAPKGPNSDEIEIGWMADL